From one Actinomyces sp. Marseille-P3109 genomic stretch:
- a CDS encoding CapA family protein: MATTLAAVIAVAGCGAGSTREQQSQGGQDASAPGAAASASAGGSQDVHFTVGYAGDVLMHMPVLNSTPEASGDITGNVAAETPWVEGLDLALCGMEVPVAPDGVYSGFPSFGAPSEVVGALARSGWDGCATASNHSADRGEAGVIATLDALDSHGLGHAGTHRSAKDASVPFALYELKRGDRTVTVAQISTTMGLNGLEDPTGYSVSLNDVNAITKAAKSARAAGADLVVVHSQIGQEYETTPDNEQVSYAQDLADSGEVDIFFGAHPHVPQPAEKLSGGVKGRGMWVSYSAGNYISSQNESYCGPLSDVGQLVWADVTSHADGSVSVDKLNWHPFTVDQEGGYKVRDLAALHNGERPADLGLSEQEIDRRWSLLGSDVKDTSTMATKPPEPTGQAPTVLSRDEVIKRVGTHPAPSDAASPSPSTRSGSRPSQEPDRESSTSSDQS; encoded by the coding sequence ATGGCCACCACTCTTGCCGCAGTGATCGCAGTCGCAGGTTGCGGGGCGGGCAGCACCCGCGAGCAGCAGAGCCAAGGCGGGCAGGATGCGAGTGCTCCCGGTGCGGCGGCCTCCGCCAGCGCCGGCGGCTCGCAGGACGTGCACTTCACCGTGGGTTACGCCGGCGACGTCCTCATGCACATGCCGGTTCTGAACTCCACTCCGGAAGCCTCAGGGGACATCACCGGCAACGTCGCCGCTGAGACTCCCTGGGTCGAGGGCCTGGATCTGGCCCTGTGCGGGATGGAGGTTCCTGTCGCTCCGGACGGGGTCTACTCGGGCTTCCCCTCCTTCGGCGCCCCCTCCGAGGTCGTCGGCGCCTTGGCGAGATCCGGGTGGGACGGCTGCGCGACCGCGTCCAACCACTCCGCGGACCGGGGGGAGGCGGGAGTCATCGCCACGCTGGACGCCTTGGACTCGCACGGCCTGGGGCACGCCGGCACCCACCGCAGTGCCAAGGACGCCTCCGTACCCTTCGCGCTCTACGAGCTCAAGCGCGGGGACCGCACGGTGACCGTGGCCCAGATATCCACGACTATGGGGCTCAACGGCTTGGAGGACCCCACCGGGTACTCGGTGTCGCTCAATGACGTCAATGCCATCACGAAGGCCGCGAAGTCGGCTCGGGCGGCGGGAGCCGACCTTGTCGTCGTCCACTCGCAGATCGGCCAGGAATACGAGACCACGCCCGACAACGAGCAGGTCTCCTACGCCCAGGACCTCGCCGACAGCGGTGAGGTCGACATCTTCTTCGGCGCCCACCCCCACGTACCCCAGCCCGCCGAGAAGCTCTCCGGGGGCGTCAAGGGCAGGGGGATGTGGGTGTCGTACTCGGCCGGCAACTACATCTCCAGCCAGAACGAGTCGTACTGCGGCCCGCTGTCCGACGTCGGTCAGCTGGTCTGGGCCGACGTCACCTCCCATGCCGACGGCTCGGTGAGCGTGGACAAACTGAACTGGCACCCGTTCACGGTGGATCAGGAGGGGGGCTACAAGGTCAGGGACCTGGCGGCGCTCCACAACGGAGAGCGTCCCGCCGACCTGGGTCTGAGCGAGCAGGAGATCGACCGACGTTGGAGCCTGCTTGGCTCGGACGTCAAGGACACCTCGACGATGGCCACGAAGCCTCCGGAACCTACCGGGCAGGCTCCGACGGTCCTCAGTCGTGACGAGGTGATCAAACGAGTGGGGACCCACCCGGCCCCGTCGGACGCGGCATCGCCCTCGCCTTCCACCAGATCCGGGTCCCGTCCGAGTCAGGAACCGGATCGAGAGTCGTCCACCTCGTCGGATCAGTCGTGA
- the pgsA gene encoding CDP-diacylglycerol--glycerol-3-phosphate 3-phosphatidyltransferase, whose translation MNSSTAPDGAAQPERAPLLNIANALTVLRLLLVPVFIWLSLLPGDRARLAAVVVFVVAAFTDRLDGQLARSWGLVTSFGKIADPIADKALTLSAFVLLSINGRLWWWVTILIVVRELGITIMRFFMLRRAVMAASRGGKIKTALQMVGLVGLLTPWSFLFLPAGVAGLLVKAAYAVVAAALVVTVVTGLDYVREAVRLSRRSVRAGR comes from the coding sequence ATGAACTCCTCGACCGCCCCGGACGGCGCCGCACAGCCAGAGCGTGCGCCGCTGCTCAACATCGCCAACGCCTTGACGGTGCTGCGACTGCTGCTCGTCCCCGTCTTCATCTGGCTCTCGCTGCTGCCGGGGGACCGGGCCAGGCTCGCGGCCGTCGTGGTGTTCGTCGTAGCGGCCTTCACCGACCGTCTCGATGGTCAGCTGGCGCGCTCGTGGGGGCTGGTGACCTCCTTCGGCAAGATCGCCGACCCGATCGCGGACAAGGCGCTGACCCTGTCCGCCTTCGTCCTGCTCAGCATCAACGGCAGGCTGTGGTGGTGGGTCACGATCCTGATCGTCGTGCGCGAGCTCGGTATCACGATCATGCGCTTCTTCATGCTGCGCCGCGCGGTCATGGCGGCCTCGCGGGGCGGCAAGATCAAGACGGCTCTCCAGATGGTGGGGCTGGTGGGGCTGCTGACGCCGTGGTCCTTCCTCTTCCTGCCCGCCGGCGTGGCCGGCCTTCTGGTCAAGGCGGCCTATGCCGTTGTGGCTGCGGCGCTGGTCGTCACCGTGGTCACGGGGCTGGACTACGTGCGAGAGGCTGTGCGCCTGAGCCGTCGGAGTGTGCGTGCCGGCCGATGA
- a CDS encoding CinA family protein, giving the protein MSTLGARVPVRGEGCDEERCARAAAELLRAAEHRGVTVAIAESLTGGQVSSTLVGVPGASHVLTGAVVAYATRVKAQVLGVDPTHLERTGPVDRDVSLQMARGVRRLLGADVGMATTGVAGPGPADGHPAGTVHVAVVAPWGEAHCELHLSGERAQIRRRTVLNVIELAVALLNENARRERI; this is encoded by the coding sequence ATGAGCACCCTGGGGGCGCGAGTGCCGGTCAGGGGTGAGGGGTGCGATGAGGAGCGTTGCGCCCGTGCGGCGGCTGAGCTCTTGCGAGCAGCTGAGCATCGCGGAGTGACGGTGGCGATCGCCGAGTCGCTGACGGGCGGGCAGGTGTCCTCGACCCTGGTCGGGGTCCCTGGAGCGTCGCACGTGCTGACCGGTGCCGTGGTCGCCTACGCCACCCGTGTCAAGGCGCAGGTACTCGGTGTGGATCCCACTCACCTGGAACGGACCGGGCCGGTGGACCGCGACGTCTCTCTTCAGATGGCGCGCGGCGTTCGTCGGCTCCTCGGTGCTGATGTGGGGATGGCCACCACCGGGGTGGCGGGGCCGGGGCCGGCCGACGGTCATCCGGCGGGAACGGTCCATGTCGCCGTCGTCGCCCCCTGGGGTGAGGCGCACTGTGAGCTGCACCTGAGCGGGGAACGCGCGCAGATCCGACGTCGCACCGTGCTGAACGTGATCGAGCTGGCCGTTGCGCTTCTGAACGAGAATGCCCGCAGGGAGCGGATCTGA
- a CDS encoding helix-turn-helix domain-containing protein, with protein MNNTTHPRTTRPINNRMPMRQGPGAGYGVSVDTPKHENVVLRREIGEVLRGVRQHQGRTLREVSSQARVSLGYLSEVERGQKEASSELLASICQALDAPLSMVLREVSDRIALTEGVMIPDTVPDELVRQQGIALR; from the coding sequence ATGAACAACACGACTCACCCCCGCACCACTCGCCCGATCAACAACCGGATGCCGATGCGCCAGGGACCCGGGGCAGGGTACGGTGTGTCCGTGGACACCCCGAAGCATGAGAATGTCGTCCTGCGTCGCGAGATCGGAGAGGTTCTGCGCGGCGTTCGACAGCACCAGGGGCGCACGCTGCGCGAGGTCTCCTCGCAGGCCCGCGTCTCCCTGGGATACCTCTCCGAGGTTGAGCGCGGCCAGAAGGAGGCATCCTCCGAGCTGCTGGCCTCTATCTGCCAGGCGCTTGACGCCCCCCTGTCCATGGTGCTGCGCGAGGTCTCGGACCGCATTGCCCTGACCGAAGGGGTCATGATTCCGGACACAGTTCCTGACGAGCTTGTGCGTCAGCAGGGCATCGCCCTGAGGTGA
- a CDS encoding DUF3046 domain-containing protein, giving the protein MKHSEFWSAVEAVFGSAYGRSLTQDMVLPELGATCVQALDDGVAPERVWALLCDETERSETERWIFRTDTHR; this is encoded by the coding sequence GTGAAGCACTCGGAGTTCTGGAGTGCCGTCGAGGCGGTCTTCGGCTCGGCCTACGGTCGGTCGTTGACGCAGGACATGGTCCTGCCCGAGCTGGGCGCGACCTGCGTGCAGGCACTCGATGACGGAGTGGCGCCGGAGCGAGTGTGGGCCCTTCTGTGCGACGAGACCGAGCGCTCGGAGACTGAGCGCTGGATCTTCCGCACCGACACCCACCGCTGA
- the recA gene encoding recombinase RecA has protein sequence MPAASQTQDRSKALATALAQIDKNFGKGSVMRLGDDTRPPVSVIPTGSVALDVALGVGGLPRGRIIEVYGPESSGKTTVALHAVASAQRAGGNAAFIDAEHALDPVYAKALGVDIDNLLVSQPDTGEQALEITDMLVRSGGLDIIVIDSVAALVPKAEIEGEMGDSHVGLQARLMSQALRKITGALSSTGTTAIFINQLREKIGVFFGNPETTTGGKALKFYASVRLDVRRIGGLKDGDQSVGNRTRVKVVKNKMAPPFKQAEFDILYGQGISREGSLLDLGVDNGVVRKSGAWFTYGEDQLGQGKENARNFLKDNPQLAAEIEEKILAALGIGEPGRKAREAEELAAAEAAVAAAAVPVENDDAAATSAVKTARGRGKKAAGSTKASKTTKPAKESATDEPDTIFGEDAGGF, from the coding sequence ATGCCTGCTGCCAGCCAGACCCAGGACCGCTCCAAGGCCCTGGCCACCGCCCTCGCCCAGATCGACAAGAACTTCGGTAAGGGCTCCGTCATGCGCCTGGGGGACGATACCCGTCCGCCGGTCTCCGTCATCCCTACGGGGTCGGTCGCTCTTGACGTGGCCCTGGGGGTCGGAGGACTTCCACGAGGCCGCATCATCGAGGTCTACGGACCGGAGTCCTCCGGAAAGACCACCGTCGCCCTGCACGCCGTGGCCAGTGCGCAGCGGGCCGGCGGCAACGCGGCCTTCATCGACGCCGAGCACGCCCTCGACCCGGTCTATGCCAAGGCTCTGGGCGTTGACATCGACAACCTCCTGGTCTCCCAGCCGGACACCGGTGAGCAGGCCCTGGAGATCACCGACATGCTCGTGCGCTCGGGCGGCCTGGACATCATCGTCATCGACTCCGTGGCGGCCCTGGTTCCCAAGGCTGAGATCGAGGGGGAGATGGGGGACTCCCACGTCGGTCTCCAGGCGCGTCTCATGAGCCAGGCGCTGCGCAAGATCACCGGGGCCCTGTCCTCCACCGGCACCACCGCCATCTTCATCAACCAGCTGCGCGAGAAGATCGGCGTGTTCTTCGGCAACCCGGAGACCACCACCGGTGGGAAGGCCCTGAAGTTCTACGCCTCGGTGCGTCTGGACGTGCGCCGTATCGGCGGGCTCAAGGACGGTGATCAGTCCGTGGGCAACCGTACCCGGGTCAAGGTCGTCAAGAACAAGATGGCGCCGCCCTTCAAGCAGGCCGAGTTCGACATCCTCTACGGCCAGGGCATCTCCCGCGAGGGCAGTCTGCTCGATCTGGGTGTGGACAACGGCGTGGTGCGCAAGTCCGGAGCCTGGTTCACCTACGGGGAGGACCAGCTCGGTCAGGGCAAGGAGAACGCGCGCAACTTCCTCAAGGACAACCCGCAACTGGCCGCTGAGATCGAGGAGAAGATCCTCGCGGCCCTGGGGATCGGCGAGCCCGGCCGCAAGGCTCGGGAGGCTGAGGAGCTCGCTGCCGCCGAGGCCGCCGTGGCCGCGGCCGCGGTCCCGGTTGAGAACGATGACGCCGCCGCCACGAGCGCGGTCAAGACCGCTCGCGGACGTGGGAAGAAGGCCGCTGGCTCCACCAAGGCATCCAAGACCACCAAGCCTGCTAAGGAGTCCGCGACAGACGAGCCGGACACCATTTTCGGTGAGGACGCCGGCGGGTTCTGA
- a CDS encoding regulatory protein RecX, whose product MPWITPDAHAQAVEAAREIVLRRLDRSAAPRAALVELLERKEVDPRIATEVLDRLEVAGVIDDAAYAARLARTRFAEKGAARRAIADELWRKGLRERDVAAALDQIDSDDEDAAALALARKKLISTRHLPWEVRRRRTAAMLGRKGYSRDVTMRAIEDALAEEQGGETVP is encoded by the coding sequence ATGCCCTGGATCACTCCCGATGCCCACGCTCAGGCCGTCGAGGCGGCGCGGGAGATCGTCCTGCGTCGCCTCGACCGCAGTGCGGCCCCACGTGCTGCCCTGGTGGAGCTGCTCGAGCGCAAGGAGGTGGACCCCCGCATCGCCACCGAGGTCCTCGACCGCTTGGAAGTGGCCGGGGTGATCGATGACGCCGCCTATGCGGCGCGCCTGGCCCGCACCCGCTTCGCGGAGAAGGGAGCGGCCAGACGCGCCATCGCCGATGAGCTGTGGCGCAAGGGCCTCAGGGAGCGAGATGTCGCTGCCGCCCTGGACCAGATCGACTCCGATGACGAGGACGCGGCGGCCCTGGCACTGGCTCGCAAGAAGCTGATCTCCACCCGCCACCTGCCCTGGGAGGTGCGTCGACGCCGTACCGCGGCCATGCTGGGCCGCAAGGGCTACAGCCGGGACGTGACCATGCGGGCCATTGAGGACGCCCTCGCCGAGGAGCAGGGCGGAGAGACGGTCCCGTAA
- a CDS encoding formate--tetrahydrofolate ligase, which produces MTQVIPADGGLQTPVDLDALAASAGIAAEHVIPYGRDVAKIDLRALDPDDQANDGASGAHYVVVTAITPTPFGEGKTTTAIGLAQGLTRLGERAVLTLRQSAMGPTFGIKGGAGGSGRARILPAERMNLHLTGDFHTITAAHNLLSAMIDNHLHHGNDLDIDERTITWPRVLDVNDRALRHIVTGLGAKIDGVTRQASFDITPASELMVIMSLATDLADLRDRLGRIVIGRNRSGEWISAEDLKAAGAMCAVLRDALEPNLLRTGEGTPVLVHTGPFGNIATGCSSVIADRVAAAGTRSGGYVLTEAGFGADMGLERFVDLKCAVSGMHPHVAVVVVTVRALKVHSGRYRIVSGKDLPEEMLRESAEDVHAGAANLLKHLDIVRGFGITPVVAVNVFPTDHDSEIEAVERIARDAGARVAVCHPVTEGGEGCLDLASAVVEACQEGYDAASTRTVYETEDDLRTKIAKVAALYGADGVDYTSATSRLLDDYERGGFGNLPVIVAKTPLSLSAEPGLKGTPTRWRLPVREVRLAAGAGYVCAICGGLSTMPGLPSHPAAERIDVDVATGEIVGLR; this is translated from the coding sequence ATGACCCAGGTGATTCCGGCCGATGGTGGCCTTCAAACCCCGGTTGACCTCGATGCCTTGGCTGCCTCGGCGGGAATCGCCGCCGAGCACGTCATCCCCTACGGCCGCGACGTGGCCAAGATCGACCTGCGCGCTTTAGACCCGGACGACCAGGCCAACGACGGCGCTAGCGGCGCCCACTACGTCGTCGTCACCGCGATCACCCCGACTCCTTTCGGAGAGGGCAAGACCACCACCGCTATCGGTTTGGCCCAGGGGCTGACGCGTCTGGGGGAGCGGGCCGTCCTCACCCTGCGCCAGTCGGCCATGGGCCCCACCTTCGGCATCAAGGGCGGGGCCGGCGGCTCCGGGCGGGCCCGCATCCTGCCGGCCGAGCGGATGAACCTGCACCTGACCGGCGACTTCCACACCATCACCGCCGCCCACAACCTCTTGTCGGCGATGATCGACAACCACCTGCACCACGGCAACGATCTCGACATCGACGAGCGCACCATCACCTGGCCCCGGGTCCTGGACGTCAACGACCGCGCCCTGCGCCACATCGTCACCGGCCTGGGAGCCAAGATCGACGGCGTCACCAGGCAGGCCTCCTTCGACATCACCCCAGCAAGCGAGCTCATGGTCATCATGTCGCTGGCCACTGACCTGGCTGACCTGCGCGATCGCCTGGGGCGCATCGTGATCGGTCGCAACCGCAGTGGGGAGTGGATCAGTGCCGAGGACCTGAAGGCTGCTGGGGCCATGTGCGCCGTCCTGCGCGATGCGCTCGAGCCCAATCTCCTGCGCACCGGTGAGGGCACTCCCGTCCTGGTTCATACCGGCCCCTTCGGGAACATCGCCACCGGCTGCTCATCGGTGATCGCCGACCGCGTCGCCGCGGCAGGCACGAGAAGCGGCGGGTACGTCCTCACTGAGGCCGGCTTCGGGGCGGACATGGGCCTGGAGCGCTTCGTGGACCTCAAGTGCGCCGTCTCCGGGATGCATCCGCACGTGGCCGTCGTTGTGGTCACCGTCAGGGCGCTCAAGGTCCACTCCGGGCGCTACCGGATTGTCAGCGGCAAGGACCTGCCCGAGGAGATGCTCCGGGAGAGCGCCGAGGACGTGCACGCCGGTGCCGCCAATCTGCTCAAGCACCTGGATATCGTGCGGGGTTTCGGCATCACACCGGTCGTGGCCGTCAATGTCTTCCCCACCGACCACGACAGCGAGATCGAGGCGGTGGAGCGCATCGCGCGCGACGCCGGGGCCCGAGTAGCCGTCTGCCATCCCGTGACCGAGGGCGGCGAGGGCTGTCTCGACCTGGCGAGTGCCGTCGTCGAGGCCTGCCAGGAAGGATACGACGCCGCCTCCACCCGAACCGTCTACGAGACGGAGGACGACCTGCGCACCAAGATCGCCAAAGTGGCGGCCCTCTACGGAGCCGATGGTGTGGACTACACCTCTGCCACGAGCAGGCTGCTGGACGACTATGAGCGCGGCGGCTTCGGAAACCTGCCAGTCATCGTCGCCAAGACCCCGCTGTCCCTGTCCGCCGAGCCCGGTCTCAAGGGCACTCCCACCAGATGGAGGCTCCCGGTGCGCGAGGTGCGCCTGGCCGCCGGGGCGGGTTACGTCTGCGCGATCTGCGGGGGCCTATCCACCATGCCGGGGCTGCCGAGTCATCCCGCGGCCGAGCGCATCGACGTCGACGTCGCCACCGGGGAGATCGTGGGTCTGCGCTGA
- a CDS encoding TetR/AcrR family transcriptional regulator, translating to MPKIVDHEQRRTEIIHALWQVIYEQGIHAASYQAVARAAGISVGRIQHYFASKQDLVSAGCQAIVDTAESVHLGRTEALEPLDALTELLLQPLPRTEALRLGISVWYAYLARATADPQIREILAKASRGTLDYAARLLEQAGAPEQEAERLIALSNGLAQSAMVGAVTVEEAARVLHQEVDSLKALSRG from the coding sequence ATGCCCAAGATCGTCGACCACGAGCAGCGCCGAACCGAGATCATCCACGCCCTGTGGCAGGTCATCTACGAACAGGGCATCCATGCGGCCTCCTACCAGGCGGTGGCGCGGGCCGCCGGGATCTCGGTCGGGAGGATCCAGCACTACTTCGCCTCCAAGCAGGACCTGGTGAGCGCAGGCTGCCAGGCCATCGTGGACACCGCGGAGTCCGTCCACCTCGGGCGCACCGAGGCACTGGAGCCGCTCGACGCCCTGACTGAGCTGCTCCTCCAACCTCTCCCCCGCACCGAGGCGCTTCGGCTGGGTATCTCGGTCTGGTACGCCTACCTGGCCCGGGCCACTGCGGATCCGCAGATCAGGGAGATCCTCGCCAAGGCATCCCGCGGAACACTGGATTACGCGGCCCGCCTGCTCGAACAGGCCGGAGCGCCGGAGCAGGAGGCGGAGCGCCTGATCGCCCTGAGCAATGGCCTGGCCCAGTCCGCCATGGTGGGAGCGGTGACCGTGGAGGAGGCCGCGCGTGTTCTGCACCAGGAGGTCGACTCGCTCAAGGCCCTCTCAAGGGGGTGA
- a CDS encoding alpha/beta fold hydrolase — translation MRLLVVALALVGAVSIGRTATGSADVGHFRTVQGREEYIGYYRQAMGAMPTPSSVQDVATDFGTVRVYIWDAENRAADLDSSPVVLLPGRSSGVPMWSANVPILTRSRQVIAFDALGDAGLSVQSAPLTSMEDQGAWIDQVVTAVAPRGAHLVGHSFSGATATAYARLHPHRVRSLTLLEPVFTFAYPPVGKLGWVMVASLPGLPESLRNKALGRIGGEDFAGSDPLALMIKAGSEHFDANLPTPSPLMKEEAESLTMPVYVAIAGKDSLAGGRKASERAEELLPGARVQTWKDATHSLPMQEAEPLAQVLEPFWRQAESA, via the coding sequence GTGAGGCTGCTCGTCGTCGCGCTTGCGCTGGTCGGCGCGGTGAGCATCGGCCGAACCGCCACGGGGTCGGCCGACGTCGGGCACTTCAGGACGGTTCAAGGACGCGAGGAGTACATCGGCTACTACCGGCAGGCCATGGGGGCCATGCCGACGCCCAGCTCGGTGCAGGACGTTGCCACCGACTTCGGAACCGTGCGGGTCTACATCTGGGACGCCGAGAACAGGGCAGCCGATCTCGACTCATCCCCCGTTGTCCTGCTGCCCGGACGTTCGTCGGGAGTGCCCATGTGGTCCGCGAACGTCCCCATCCTGACGCGCTCGCGGCAGGTCATCGCCTTCGACGCGCTCGGAGACGCGGGACTGTCCGTCCAGTCCGCTCCGCTGACGTCAATGGAGGACCAGGGCGCCTGGATCGATCAGGTGGTCACCGCCGTCGCGCCCCGGGGAGCCCACCTCGTCGGGCACTCCTTCAGCGGGGCCACCGCCACGGCCTATGCGCGGCTCCATCCCCACCGGGTCCGATCCCTGACTCTGCTGGAGCCGGTCTTCACCTTCGCCTACCCGCCGGTGGGAAAGCTCGGCTGGGTGATGGTCGCCTCCTTACCGGGGCTTCCCGAGAGTCTGCGGAATAAGGCGCTGGGGCGGATCGGGGGCGAGGACTTCGCCGGATCGGATCCCCTGGCTCTCATGATCAAGGCCGGCTCGGAGCACTTCGACGCGAATCTGCCCACCCCCTCACCGCTGATGAAGGAGGAGGCCGAATCCTTGACCATGCCCGTCTACGTCGCGATCGCCGGGAAAGACTCCCTGGCGGGAGGGAGGAAGGCCTCCGAGCGCGCCGAGGAGCTGCTGCCGGGTGCGCGGGTGCAGACCTGGAAGGACGCCACCCACTCCCTGCCGATGCAGGAGGCGGAGCCGTTGGCGCAGGTGCTTGAGCCGTTCTGGCGCCAGGCCGAGTCGGCGTGA
- a CDS encoding ABC transporter substrate-binding protein, which translates to MTTQPISPLRSSLSRRGLLCGLASGAAALTLAACSGGSRKSGSGAVEYWMWDASQLPAYEACAKAFEAKTGIKVNITQIAWDDYWTKLTAGFIAGTGPDAFTDHITKFAQFADLEVLVPLEKQAAWADIDESAFQEGLINLWKGEDGHQYGCPKDWDTVAVFYNRDMLTQAGLTEADLAGWSWNPTDGGNFEKVLARLTVDKNGVRGDEPGFDRSRVAVYGLGIKDAGTGDGQTQWSPFTGSAGEWFYTNKETWGNHYRYDEKVFQDAMDWYFGLVDKGYMTPRGTFSSTTGTEDQLGSGKIAMCFNGSWMFGTYAKLDIKVGIAANPVGPNGKSVSLFNGLGDSISKQSANIDNASKWVAFLGTAEAQDIVASHGIVFPAISSSTEKAVQVFEETGLPTRPFTQHLEDRSTFFFPLTYFGADVAAIMKPATDDLWANRVPASTLTKYNEQVNLLFETSKHEKD; encoded by the coding sequence ATGACGACTCAACCGATCAGCCCTCTTCGCTCCTCACTGTCGCGCCGCGGCCTCCTGTGCGGCCTGGCCTCGGGCGCGGCCGCCCTGACCCTGGCCGCCTGCTCCGGCGGCTCCAGGAAGTCGGGATCCGGCGCCGTGGAGTACTGGATGTGGGACGCCAGCCAGCTGCCCGCCTACGAGGCCTGCGCCAAGGCCTTCGAGGCCAAGACCGGCATCAAGGTCAATATCACCCAGATCGCCTGGGACGACTACTGGACCAAGCTGACGGCCGGTTTCATCGCCGGAACCGGACCGGACGCCTTCACCGACCACATCACCAAGTTCGCCCAGTTCGCCGACCTGGAGGTCCTGGTCCCGTTGGAGAAACAGGCCGCCTGGGCGGACATCGACGAGTCGGCCTTCCAGGAGGGCCTCATCAACCTGTGGAAGGGGGAAGACGGGCACCAGTACGGCTGCCCCAAGGACTGGGACACCGTGGCGGTCTTCTACAACCGGGACATGCTCACCCAGGCCGGTCTGACCGAGGCCGACCTGGCCGGCTGGTCCTGGAACCCCACCGACGGCGGCAACTTCGAGAAGGTCCTCGCCCGCCTGACCGTGGACAAGAACGGCGTGCGCGGGGACGAACCCGGCTTCGACAGGAGCCGCGTGGCCGTCTACGGACTGGGTATCAAAGACGCCGGCACCGGGGACGGCCAGACCCAGTGGAGTCCCTTCACCGGATCGGCCGGCGAGTGGTTCTACACGAACAAGGAGACGTGGGGGAATCACTACCGCTACGACGAGAAGGTCTTCCAGGACGCCATGGACTGGTACTTCGGTCTGGTGGACAAGGGCTACATGACCCCTCGCGGCACCTTCTCCTCCACGACTGGCACCGAAGATCAGCTCGGCAGCGGCAAGATCGCCATGTGCTTCAACGGCTCGTGGATGTTCGGCACCTACGCCAAGCTCGACATCAAGGTCGGGATCGCGGCGAATCCCGTGGGCCCCAACGGCAAGTCGGTCTCCCTGTTCAACGGGCTGGGCGACTCGATCTCCAAGCAGTCGGCCAACATCGACAACGCCTCCAAGTGGGTGGCCTTCCTGGGAACCGCCGAGGCGCAGGACATCGTGGCCTCTCACGGGATCGTCTTCCCGGCGATCTCCTCCTCCACTGAGAAGGCCGTGCAGGTCTTCGAGGAAACTGGCCTTCCTACCAGGCCCTTCACCCAGCACCTGGAGGACAGGTCCACGTTCTTCTTCCCGCTGACCTACTTCGGCGCGGACGTGGCGGCCATCATGAAGCCCGCGACGGACGACCTGTGGGCGAACCGGGTACCCGCCTCGACGCTGACGAAGTACAACGAGCAGGTCAACCTCCTGTTCGAGACCTCCAAGCACGAGAAGGACTGA
- a CDS encoding carbohydrate ABC transporter permease — translation MTTTTASVSSAKSPKAATAAPSEAPSRRFTVGKVLAWAAMILIMLFTLLPFYWVLRTALSSNAGITANPTSLLPVDINLRGFARVFGMQSTEEALADGGSGAAINFWVYLRNSVIISTLVTVGQVFFSAMAAYSFSRLRWKGRDMVFAVFLGALMVPSIFTLLPNFVLVKQLHLIDTFLGVALPTMFMTPFAVFFLKQFFMNIPRELEEAALLDGASKVRVFFTLILPMAKAPISTLAILTYITAWNDYFWPLLVSYTDSSRVLTVALAVFRSQAPQTGPDWAGLMAATLVAALPMLLLFMAFARRIVNSIGFTGIK, via the coding sequence ATGACAACGACAACCGCATCCGTGTCCTCCGCAAAGTCCCCCAAGGCAGCCACTGCGGCGCCCTCCGAGGCCCCCAGCCGCCGGTTCACCGTCGGCAAGGTCCTGGCCTGGGCGGCGATGATCCTCATCATGCTGTTCACGCTCCTGCCCTTCTACTGGGTCCTGCGCACGGCTCTGTCCTCCAACGCGGGCATCACGGCCAACCCCACCAGCCTGCTGCCGGTGGACATCAACCTGCGCGGCTTCGCCCGCGTCTTCGGCATGCAGTCCACTGAAGAGGCCCTGGCCGACGGCGGCAGCGGCGCAGCCATCAACTTCTGGGTCTACCTGCGCAACTCGGTCATCATCTCCACACTGGTCACCGTTGGGCAGGTCTTCTTCTCGGCGATGGCCGCCTACTCCTTCTCCCGCCTGCGCTGGAAGGGACGCGACATGGTCTTCGCCGTGTTCCTGGGCGCCCTCATGGTCCCCTCGATCTTCACGCTCCTGCCCAACTTCGTGCTGGTCAAGCAGCTCCACCTCATCGACACCTTCCTCGGGGTAGCGCTGCCGACCATGTTCATGACGCCCTTCGCGGTGTTCTTCCTCAAGCAGTTCTTCATGAACATACCGCGTGAGCTGGAGGAGGCCGCGCTGCTCGACGGAGCCTCGAAGGTCCGGGTGTTCTTCACCCTCATCCTGCCCATGGCCAAGGCCCCGATCTCGACGCTGGCGATCCTGACCTACATCACGGCCTGGAACGACTACTTCTGGCCTCTGCTGGTCTCCTACACGGACTCCTCACGGGTGCTCACGGTGGCTCTGGCGGTCTTCCGCTCCCAGGCCCCGCAGACCGGTCCCGACTGGGCCGGGCTCATGGCCGCCACGCTCGTGGCCGCCCTCCCGATGCTCCTGCTGTTCATGGCCTTCGCCCGGCGCATCGTCAACTCCATCGGCTTTACCGGAATCAAGTGA